Sequence from the Acuticoccus sediminis genome:
GGTAGAGCTGAACGGCCAGCGCCTGCTTGTCGCCATCGAGGGCCGGCGGGCGGCCCCCGAGACGACCGCGTGCACGGGCAGCGGCGAGCCCCGCCTGGGTGCGCTCGCGGATGAGGTTGCGCTCGAACTCGGCGAGCGCGCCGAAGAGGTGGAAGGTGAGCTTTCCCGTCGAGGTCGCGGTGTCGATCTGCTCGGCCAGGCTCTCCAGTGCGACACCATGCTCTTCGAGATAGAGCGCCCAGGTGATGAGGTCTTGCAGCGAGCGGCCGAGCCGGTCGAGCCGCCACACCACCAGCGTGTCGCCAGCGCGCAAGAGCTCCTTCGCCTTCTCGAGCCCAGGCCTCGCCGCCACCGTTCCGCTCGCCTTGTCGACGAGGATCTTGTCGCACCCCGCCTTCTGGAGCGCGTCGCGCTGCAGATCGAGATTCTGCTCGATGGTGGAGACCCGGGCGTAGCCGATCTTCATGGGCTGCTCCTGAGGAAGGAAGACAACCCATTCGGACCGCAGAATTCTTAACGTTGATTTCCTGACCGGGTATTTTCCCGATCATTCGGCCAAAACGGCCTCGTCGAGGCGACTTGGCTCGACCGGCAAGAAACCGTCCGCTTTCCTGACGGCGCCATCCCGGCCAGAGCGCGTGTCGGTTTTTGAAGTTGATGTCAGCAGCTTGTCGAAGGCGATGTCATCGAGCGTCTCAGATGGGGAAGACGGTCCCACCGCTTGAGGCGCGGGATATGTCGATCGCTGCTTTTGATGGTCGAAGTCGCCGTGCGGAGCCTTCGATCCAATCGGCAGTTACCCTTCGGCGGCCAACGTCGCCAGCCGTTCACGCAGCCAGCGTTGTGCCGGATGGTTGGACCGCGCTTCGGAAACGGAGATCTCCACCTTCAGGCGCGCGGTCCCGACACCGTCGCGATAAAGGCGCGCAAGTCGGCCAGCATCAGTTCCGGCTCTTCCAGCGCGGCGAAAT
This genomic interval carries:
- a CDS encoding recombinase family protein, whose translation is MKIGYARVSTIEQNLDLQRDALQKAGCDKILVDKASGTVAARPGLEKAKELLRAGDTLVVWRLDRLGRSLQDLITWALYLEEHGVALESLAEQIDTATSTGKLTFHLFGALAEFERNLIRERTQAGLAAARARGRLGGRPPALDGDKQALAVQLYREKKLTVIKICTMMGISKPTLYAYVRSAGGG